A portion of the Celeribacter baekdonensis genome contains these proteins:
- the ubiA gene encoding 4-hydroxybenzoate octaprenyltransferase, with amino-acid sequence MIDTPKAPETSGQVFDAVKGNWVDTHAPAWTRPYLRLSRADRPVGTWLLLLPCWWGALLAAAETGTFGLRTLWIMIGCALGAWLMRGAGCTWNDISDRNFDGKVERTKSRPIPSGQVTVKQAAIWMVLQTLIALVILLSFGKLAIALGFLSLLPVMIYPFAKRFTWWPQVFLGIAFNWGAILAYAAVSGRLSAAPFFFYFAGIAWTIFYDTIYAHQDKDDDAMIGVKSTARLFGDNTALWLRRFLVITVVLMGAGVVEALVDRSVLALVVALGAPWAMGLHMTWQMTKLDTENPDMCLKLFRSNRDTGLLAALFLAVSVFL; translated from the coding sequence ATGATCGACACACCAAAAGCACCAGAGACGAGTGGACAGGTTTTTGACGCTGTCAAAGGCAATTGGGTCGATACTCATGCGCCCGCATGGACCCGGCCCTATTTGCGCCTCTCACGGGCGGATCGGCCCGTTGGCACCTGGTTGCTCCTGCTCCCCTGTTGGTGGGGGGCGTTGTTGGCGGCGGCGGAAACCGGAACGTTTGGGCTGCGCACGCTGTGGATCATGATCGGCTGCGCTTTGGGCGCGTGGTTGATGCGTGGCGCCGGATGCACATGGAATGACATCTCAGACCGCAATTTTGACGGCAAAGTCGAGCGCACCAAAAGCCGCCCGATCCCCTCGGGCCAAGTCACCGTCAAACAAGCGGCGATCTGGATGGTGCTCCAAACTCTGATCGCGCTTGTGATCCTGTTGAGTTTTGGCAAGCTGGCGATTGCGCTGGGGTTCCTCTCCCTCCTCCCCGTAATGATCTACCCTTTTGCCAAACGGTTTACCTGGTGGCCGCAGGTGTTTTTGGGCATCGCTTTCAACTGGGGCGCGATTTTGGCCTATGCTGCCGTGTCCGGTCGCCTGAGCGCCGCTCCGTTCTTTTTCTATTTCGCCGGGATCGCGTGGACGATTTTCTACGATACGATCTACGCCCACCAAGACAAAGACGACGATGCGATGATCGGCGTCAAATCCACCGCCCGGCTCTTTGGCGACAACACGGCGCTTTGGCTCAGACGGTTTTTGGTCATCACCGTTGTGTTGATGGGGGCGGGCGTGGTTGAGGCCCTTGTGGACCGCTCGGTTTTGGCGCTTGTCGTCGCCTTGGGCGCACCTTGGGCGATGGGGCTTCATATGACGTGGCAAATGACCAAACTTGACACCGAAAACCCGGACATGTGTCTCAAACTGTTCCGTTCCAACCGCGATACGGGGCTTTTGGCTGCGCTGTTTCTTGCCGTATCTGTGTTCCTTTGA
- a CDS encoding 16S rRNA (uracil(1498)-N(3))-methyltransferase — protein MSQEQFQAKIRLYVDHPLAEGQSIPLERDQAHYLFGVMRQAEGSYVALFNARDGEYVAEITQAGKRGGELTCRVQTKPLQLPPDLWLLFAPIKKARTDFIVEKATEMGAKRIVPVQTEFTNSERIRQDRLQAHAVEAAEQCGGTYVPEVADLHRLDRMLAEWDPERQIMFCDESLVGAAEALGDVKGGKWAILIGPEGGFSDAERKRLHALPFTHAVSLGPRILRADTAAVAALTVWQTLLGDWS, from the coding sequence ATGAGCCAAGAACAGTTTCAGGCGAAGATCCGCCTCTATGTAGATCACCCTCTGGCCGAGGGGCAATCCATTCCTCTGGAGAGGGATCAGGCGCATTACCTTTTTGGGGTGATGCGACAGGCGGAGGGGTCGTATGTCGCGCTGTTCAATGCGCGCGATGGCGAATATGTGGCGGAGATCACGCAGGCGGGCAAACGCGGCGGGGAACTGACCTGTCGGGTGCAAACCAAACCGTTGCAACTGCCGCCCGATCTCTGGCTGTTGTTTGCGCCGATCAAAAAGGCGCGCACTGATTTTATTGTCGAAAAGGCCACCGAGATGGGCGCAAAACGCATTGTGCCCGTGCAGACCGAGTTTACCAATTCGGAGCGCATTCGTCAGGATCGGTTGCAAGCTCATGCCGTTGAGGCGGCTGAACAATGCGGTGGAACCTATGTGCCCGAAGTGGCTGATCTGCACCGATTGGACCGGATGTTGGCCGAGTGGGACCCGGAGCGCCAGATTATGTTTTGCGACGAAAGCCTCGTGGGCGCGGCCGAAGCCCTGGGCGATGTCAAAGGTGGCAAATGGGCGATTCTGATTGGCCCTGAGGGCGGATTTTCCGACGCCGAGCGCAAACGCCTGCACGCGCTGCCTTTTACCCATGCCGTCTCCCTCGGTCCGCGCATCTTGCGTGCAGACACCGCCGCCGTCGCCGCTTTGACGGTCTGGCAAACCCTCCTTGGAGATTGGTCCTGA
- a CDS encoding DUF805 domain-containing protein → MTFLTAIKTCFSKYITFSGRASRSEYWYFTLFTLLAAFGTLALDIVLASNLGLPPIFYTVASIAIILPSLSVLVRRLHDVNKSGWWYFIGFVPLVGVLLILYWAVSKGTSGPNRFGPDPITGEEAPLSYTDSAIPPVNRGE, encoded by the coding sequence ATGACTTTTTTAACTGCAATCAAAACCTGTTTCTCGAAATACATCACCTTCAGTGGCCGCGCCTCACGCTCAGAATATTGGTATTTCACTCTGTTTACCCTTCTCGCCGCCTTCGGCACGTTGGCACTTGATATCGTGCTCGCATCCAATCTGGGTTTGCCGCCGATTTTCTATACTGTTGCCTCTATCGCGATCATTCTACCGTCGCTTTCAGTCCTCGTAAGACGTTTGCATGATGTGAATAAATCCGGGTGGTGGTATTTTATTGGCTTTGTGCCGCTCGTCGGGGTCCTCCTCATTCTCTATTGGGCTGTCTCCAAAGGCACATCCGGTCCGAACCGGTTTGGCCCTGACCCGATCACCGGCGAAGAGGCTCCGCTGAGCTACACAGACAGTGCGATCCCGCCGGTCAATCGCGGTGAATAA
- a CDS encoding DUF805 domain-containing protein, whose amino-acid sequence MAGPLKAVENGYFRAFNFSGRASRSEFWWFSIYYAIVCGLLFIDLSKSGTLFWWFFALNIIPNLSLQVRRLHDIGKSGFWLLLCFVPFGSFVLLFFYITPSNARDNRWGPPPNGGNQRWGNGSSSNSAYAALMRVPDVSGATSEELEDARRREIQEYYKTRVLGKTV is encoded by the coding sequence ATGGCTGGACCATTGAAAGCCGTTGAGAACGGCTATTTCAGAGCCTTCAATTTTTCGGGCCGCGCATCGCGGTCTGAATTTTGGTGGTTCTCAATATATTACGCGATTGTCTGCGGGCTTTTGTTTATTGACCTATCCAAAAGCGGCACGTTGTTTTGGTGGTTTTTTGCCCTCAACATCATCCCCAACCTTTCGCTCCAAGTCCGCCGATTGCACGACATTGGAAAATCGGGGTTTTGGCTGCTGCTTTGCTTTGTGCCCTTTGGTTCGTTTGTCCTGTTGTTCTTTTACATCACACCGTCCAACGCCCGCGACAACAGATGGGGGCCGCCACCGAATGGCGGCAATCAACGGTGGGGCAATGGTTCCTCTTCAAACTCAGCCTATGCTGCGTTGATGCGCGTGCCGGATGTGAGCGGGGCCACTTCAGAGGAGCTTGAAGACGCCCGTCGCCGGGAAATCCAAGAGTATTACAAAACGCGCGTTTTGGGAAAAACCGTGTAA
- the plsY gene encoding glycerol-3-phosphate 1-O-acyltransferase PlsY, translating to MTLMMLIVTALIAYLVGSIPFGIVMARLFGLGDLRQIGSGNIGATNVLRTGNKLAAFLTLLGDSGKGALAVILARVLVGEQAAGVAGLCAMLGHLYPLYLRFKGGKGVATFLGTLLALSLPVGLLACATWLLVAVVTRYSSLSALVAALMAPIYTAAFYHLHGAILVLVLTALIFYKHRDNIARLKAGTETKIGKKG from the coding sequence ATGACGCTAATGATGCTGATTGTCACCGCGCTTATCGCCTATCTTGTGGGGTCAATCCCCTTTGGCATCGTCATGGCGCGCCTGTTTGGGCTGGGCGATTTGCGTCAAATCGGGTCGGGTAATATTGGCGCGACCAATGTTTTGCGCACGGGCAACAAATTGGCCGCCTTCCTCACACTTTTGGGCGACAGTGGCAAAGGCGCTTTGGCGGTGATTTTGGCGCGGGTTTTGGTGGGCGAACAGGCCGCCGGGGTCGCTGGGCTTTGCGCCATGTTGGGCCATCTCTACCCGCTTTACCTGCGCTTCAAAGGCGGCAAAGGCGTAGCCACTTTCCTTGGCACACTTTTGGCGCTCTCACTCCCGGTCGGGCTTTTGGCCTGTGCCACATGGCTTTTGGTCGCCGTGGTGACGCGCTACTCAAGCCTCTCGGCCTTGGTCGCCGCCCTGATGGCCCCGATTTACACAGCCGCGTTTTACCACCTGCACGGCGCGATCCTTGTGTTGGTGCTCACCGCGTTGATTTTCTACAAACATCGCGACAACATCGCCCGCCTGAAAGCCGGCACAGAAACAAAAATCGGCAAAAAAGGCTGA
- the pyrC gene encoding dihydroorotase: MTIFTNARLINPETLTDDLGWLRMEGDVIAESGTGTPPRGESIDCAGKYLAPGIVDLGVKVSEPGERHKESFASAGRAAAAGGVTTMITRPDTQSAIDTPEVLEFVQRRAAEDAIVKVKHMAALTKGRAGREMVEIGFMLDAGAVAFTDCDHVVEDTKVLQRALTYARSCGALVIGHPQEPGLSKGAAVTSGKFATLRGLPAVSPMAERMGLDRDLALIEMTGVRYHFDQLTTARALPALDRAKQNGFDVTAGVSIHHLTLNDLDVGDYRTFFKVKPPLRSEDDRLAMVEGVASGLIDVISSMHTPQDEESKRLPFEEAASGAVALETLLPAALRLYHSDQLSLPQLFRAMALNPANRMGLASGRLSEGAPADLVLFDADAPFVLDRFKLRSKSKNTPFDGARMQGKVIGTWVDGLRVFEG; the protein is encoded by the coding sequence ATGACGATTTTCACCAATGCGCGTCTGATCAACCCCGAAACCTTGACCGATGATCTGGGCTGGCTTCGTATGGAAGGCGATGTGATTGCCGAAAGTGGTACGGGCACGCCGCCACGGGGCGAAAGCATTGATTGCGCTGGCAAATATCTTGCGCCAGGGATCGTGGACCTTGGGGTGAAAGTGTCGGAACCGGGCGAGCGTCACAAGGAAAGTTTTGCCTCCGCAGGTCGTGCCGCGGCGGCAGGTGGTGTGACCACGATGATCACCCGGCCTGACACCCAAAGCGCGATTGACACCCCCGAAGTGTTGGAATTCGTCCAACGCCGGGCCGCAGAAGACGCCATTGTAAAAGTCAAACATATGGCCGCGCTGACCAAGGGGCGCGCAGGCCGTGAGATGGTTGAAATCGGTTTCATGTTGGACGCGGGTGCCGTGGCTTTTACCGATTGTGATCATGTGGTTGAGGACACCAAAGTGTTGCAGCGCGCGCTGACCTATGCCCGCTCTTGTGGCGCGCTGGTGATCGGTCACCCGCAAGAGCCCGGCCTGTCCAAAGGGGCCGCCGTGACATCGGGCAAATTCGCCACCCTGCGCGGCTTGCCCGCCGTGTCACCCATGGCCGAACGGATGGGATTGGATCGGGATTTGGCGCTGATCGAGATGACTGGCGTGCGCTATCACTTTGATCAATTGACGACAGCACGCGCCCTGCCCGCCTTGGACCGTGCGAAACAAAACGGGTTTGATGTCACCGCAGGCGTGTCGATTCACCACCTGACACTCAATGATCTCGATGTTGGCGACTACCGCACCTTTTTCAAAGTCAAACCGCCGCTCAGATCCGAAGATGACCGCTTGGCGATGGTTGAGGGCGTTGCCTCCGGGTTGATTGATGTGATCTCGTCGATGCACACACCGCAGGATGAGGAAAGCAAACGCTTGCCGTTTGAAGAGGCGGCCTCGGGTGCAGTCGCGCTTGAAACGCTGCTGCCTGCGGCGCTGCGCCTTTATCATTCGGATCAGCTCAGCCTGCCGCAGTTGTTCCGCGCGATGGCGCTGAACCCTGCCAATCGCATGGGGCTGGCCTCGGGGCGGCTCTCAGAGGGGGCACCCGCCGATCTGGTGCTGTTTGATGCCGATGCGCCTTTTGTGCTGGACCGGTTCAAATTACGCTCGAAATCGAAAAATACCCCCTTTGATGGCGCGCGGATGCAGGGCAAAGTCATCGGCACCTGGGTCGATGGGCTGAGGGTGTTTGAGGGCTAA
- a CDS encoding aspartate carbamoyltransferase catalytic subunit encodes MAFRQKHLLGIEPLHPEEIKTVLDVADRYVELNRQANKHSDALKGLTQINMFFENSTRTQASFELAGKRLGADVMNMAMQASSIKKGETLIDTALTLNAMHPDLLVVRHPHSGAVDLLAQKVNCAVLNAGDGRHEHPTQALLDALTIRRAKGRLHRLNIAICGDIAHSRVARSNLILLGKMENRVRLVGPPTLVPEQFREFGCEIYDDMREGLQDVDVVMMLRLQKERMDGGFIPSEREYFYRYGLDAEKLAHAKPDAIVMHPGPMNRGVEIDGTIADDINRSVIQEQVEMGVAVRMAAMDLLAQNLRASRESATQEVMV; translated from the coding sequence ATGGCATTCCGGCAAAAACACCTTTTGGGGATCGAGCCGCTTCATCCCGAAGAGATCAAAACCGTTCTCGATGTGGCGGATCGCTATGTCGAGCTGAACCGTCAGGCCAACAAGCATTCCGATGCGCTTAAAGGCCTCACCCAAATCAACATGTTCTTTGAAAATTCGACCCGCACGCAGGCCTCGTTTGAATTGGCGGGCAAGCGGCTTGGTGCGGATGTCATGAACATGGCGATGCAGGCCAGTTCGATCAAAAAGGGCGAGACGCTGATTGATACGGCTTTGACGCTCAACGCCATGCACCCGGACCTGTTGGTGGTGCGTCACCCGCATTCCGGGGCAGTGGATTTATTGGCGCAAAAGGTCAATTGCGCAGTTCTGAACGCCGGTGACGGGCGGCATGAACACCCGACGCAGGCATTGCTCGACGCGCTGACCATTCGCCGCGCCAAAGGGCGATTGCACCGTCTCAACATCGCAATTTGCGGTGATATTGCCCACAGCCGCGTGGCCCGATCGAACCTGATCCTTTTGGGTAAAATGGAAAACCGTGTGCGCCTTGTCGGCCCACCGACCTTGGTGCCCGAACAGTTCCGCGAATTTGGCTGTGAGATTTACGACGACATGCGCGAAGGCTTGCAAGACGTCGATGTTGTAATGATGTTGCGACTGCAAAAAGAGCGGATGGATGGTGGGTTTATCCCCTCTGAGCGTGAATATTTCTATCGCTACGGCTTGGACGCCGAAAAACTGGCCCATGCCAAACCCGACGCGATTGTGATGCATCCGGGGCCGATGAACCGCGGCGTCGAAATTGACGGCACCATCGCCGATGACATCAACCGCTCGGTGATCCAGGAACAGGTCGAAATGGGCGTGGCGGTGCGCATGGCCGCGATGGACCTTTTGGCACAAAACCTACGCGCCTCACGCGAATCCGCGACACAAGAGGTGATGGTGTGA
- a CDS encoding uracil-DNA glycosylase translates to METQIDYWQAHALLEWQIELGATEAIAETPVNRYEVAAAASTSAPDAPVAARSPAPPVVAAAKEVDPVEAAMALAKSVTSLDALREAMAGFDLCDLKRGARNLVFSDGNPKARVMIIGEAPGREEDQQGKPFVGRSGQLLDKMFAAIGMDRSSPDAEHALYITNPIPWRPPENRDPTPAEIAMLKPFLIRHIELADPDVIVLMGNWACTALLGRAGITRLRGTWQTVLGKPAMPMTHPAYLLRTPVAKREAWADLLDIQARLRSLT, encoded by the coding sequence ATGGAGACTCAGATCGACTATTGGCAAGCACATGCTCTTTTGGAGTGGCAGATCGAACTCGGCGCAACCGAGGCGATCGCGGAGACGCCTGTCAACCGCTATGAGGTGGCCGCCGCTGCGTCCACATCTGCGCCTGACGCCCCCGTTGCGGCCCGCAGTCCGGCCCCGCCCGTTGTGGCGGCGGCCAAGGAGGTCGATCCGGTTGAGGCGGCGATGGCTCTGGCCAAATCTGTCACAAGTCTGGATGCGTTGCGGGAGGCGATGGCGGGATTTGATCTGTGCGATCTCAAACGCGGCGCGCGCAATTTGGTGTTTTCCGACGGCAATCCCAAGGCCCGGGTGATGATCATTGGCGAAGCGCCGGGGCGCGAAGAGGACCAACAGGGCAAACCCTTTGTCGGTCGCTCAGGCCAGCTTTTGGACAAAATGTTCGCCGCCATCGGCATGGACCGGAGCTCACCGGACGCCGAACATGCGCTCTATATCACCAATCCGATCCCGTGGCGTCCGCCGGAAAACCGCGATCCGACGCCTGCGGAAATCGCCATGCTGAAACCGTTTTTGATCCGTCATATTGAATTGGCCGACCCGGATGTGATCGTGCTGATGGGCAATTGGGCCTGCACCGCCCTGTTGGGGCGCGCCGGGATCACCCGGTTGCGCGGCACTTGGCAAACCGTTTTGGGTAAGCCCGCCATGCCGATGACCCATCCGGCCTATTTGCTGCGCACCCCCGTGGCCAAACGTGAGGCGTGGGCCGATCTTTTGGATATCCAAGCGCGGCTGCGCAGCCTCACATGA
- a CDS encoding LysE family translocator produces the protein MIVDPLTLAAFVPAALALNLTPGADMMFCLAQGLRGDRRAAVAASAGIAAGGMINVALAGLGLGALVAAHPALFGTIRWIGVVYLLWLALKTLLTPLPEMRSNIPLKSRARAFREGLFVNVSNPKVILFILAFVPQFVDPTRGSVLGQFLIFGAVIGLGGFVINGLVGWFAAGLGGVLARSRGMERVLRYVSASVFGGLALKLGLDFTR, from the coding sequence ATGATTGTCGATCCGCTGACACTCGCGGCGTTTGTTCCGGCGGCTTTGGCGCTCAATCTGACCCCCGGTGCGGATATGATGTTTTGTCTCGCCCAAGGCCTGCGCGGCGACCGGCGCGCTGCCGTGGCCGCCAGTGCCGGAATCGCTGCGGGCGGCATGATCAACGTGGCTTTGGCCGGGCTTGGCCTTGGCGCACTGGTTGCGGCACACCCGGCGCTTTTTGGGACGATCCGCTGGATTGGGGTCGTATATTTGCTCTGGCTTGCGCTCAAAACGCTGCTGACCCCGCTGCCGGAGATGCGTTCAAACATCCCCCTCAAAAGCCGCGCGCGTGCTTTTCGGGAGGGGCTTTTCGTCAATGTTTCAAACCCCAAGGTCATCCTGTTTATTCTCGCCTTTGTGCCACAATTCGTCGATCCCACACGTGGGTCAGTTCTGGGGCAATTTCTCATTTTTGGCGCTGTGATCGGGCTAGGCGGCTTTGTGATCAACGGCCTTGTCGGCTGGTTCGCGGCCGGTTTGGGCGGCGTTTTGGCACGGAGCCGTGGGATGGAGCGCGTGTTACGCTATGTCTCGGCCAGTGTCTTTGGCGGCCTCGCCCTGAAACTCGGCCTCGATTTTACCCGTTAG
- the moaB gene encoding molybdenum cofactor biosynthesis protein B — MSRIDDTLDFIPIRIAVLTVSDTRGIEEDRSGAALVEMITEAGHILADRKIITDDRPLIRDQLRTWIDTPEVDVVISTGGTGLTGRDVTVEAHRDVYEKEIDAFGTVFTIVSMQKIGTSAVQSRATGGVAGGTYLFALPGSTGACKDAWNEILKWQLDYRHKPCNFVQILPRLDEHLRRK, encoded by the coding sequence ATGAGCCGCATTGACGACACGTTAGATTTTATCCCCATTCGCATCGCGGTTTTGACGGTCTCAGACACGCGCGGGATTGAGGAGGATCGCTCCGGTGCCGCTTTGGTCGAGATGATCACCGAGGCCGGGCATATTTTGGCGGACCGTAAAATCATCACCGATGATCGCCCCCTGATCCGCGATCAGCTTCGGACCTGGATCGACACGCCAGAGGTTGATGTGGTGATCTCGACGGGTGGGACCGGGCTGACCGGGCGGGACGTCACGGTCGAGGCCCATCGCGATGTCTATGAAAAGGAAATCGACGCTTTCGGGACGGTCTTTACCATCGTGTCGATGCAAAAAATCGGCACCTCCGCCGTGCAATCGCGCGCCACGGGCGGGGTTGCGGGCGGCACCTATTTATTTGCGCTTCCGGGTTCGACAGGGGCCTGTAAAGACGCGTGGAACGAGATCCTGAAATGGCAGCTCGATTATCGTCACAAGCCCTGCAATTTCGTGCAAATCCTGCCGCGTTTGGACGAACACCTGCGCCGTAAATGA
- a CDS encoding efflux RND transporter periplasmic adaptor subunit, with amino-acid sequence MRFFRRSLIGLFLVSLTLALLAGAGYRFYSAFQARLAAESTPPQARERQFSVNVMEVVPTTVTPVLTSYGQIAARRTLELRAPVSGRIVALADGFQEGGAVKSGDVILRIDPADAQAAVRVAEADFAEAEAGLREAERSQLLAVDDLAAAEAQRDLRLAALERQQNLLERGVGSPSGVEDAALAHASAGQSVLSKRQSLADAEASVDRARTAVLRAQIDLDETRRRLDDTTVTAAFDGVLSDVKGALGTLLSGNEQFATLIAPDELEVAFRISTEQYARLVQDRGALPDMAVTATLDVSGLDLVAMGTVTRESAAVAEGQTGRMLYARLDAAPGFRPGDFVTVQVQEPDVTDVARLPASAVAANGTVLAITDQSRLEEVSAPILRRQGDDVIVDARGVAGRQVVLERSPLLGAGIRVKVNGAQSGAAQPPAGEAATMLKLTPEHREKLLAFVASNTQMPEEVRARITEQLAADEVPTDLIARLEDRMGS; translated from the coding sequence ATGCGTTTTTTCCGCCGCTCTTTGATCGGTCTTTTCCTTGTCTCTTTGACGCTCGCCTTGTTGGCGGGGGCGGGCTATCGGTTTTATTCTGCGTTTCAGGCGCGCCTCGCGGCAGAAAGCACGCCGCCACAGGCGCGCGAGCGACAGTTCTCGGTCAATGTGATGGAGGTGGTGCCGACCACGGTGACGCCGGTCTTGACCAGTTATGGCCAAATTGCTGCTCGGCGAACCTTAGAATTGCGCGCGCCGGTGTCAGGGCGGATTGTCGCCTTGGCCGATGGATTTCAAGAAGGCGGCGCGGTTAAGTCAGGTGATGTGATCTTGCGGATAGATCCGGCAGATGCGCAAGCTGCGGTGCGTGTGGCCGAAGCCGATTTTGCCGAGGCCGAAGCGGGCCTGCGCGAGGCTGAGCGATCCCAGCTCTTGGCGGTGGATGATTTGGCCGCAGCCGAGGCGCAGCGCGATTTGCGTTTGGCTGCGCTTGAACGGCAACAAAACCTTTTGGAACGAGGCGTTGGCAGCCCGAGCGGCGTCGAAGATGCGGCTTTGGCCCATGCCTCTGCGGGCCAGTCTGTGCTCTCGAAACGTCAATCCTTGGCTGATGCTGAGGCCAGCGTGGATCGTGCCCGCACCGCCGTTTTGCGCGCCCAGATTGATCTGGACGAAACCCGACGCCGTTTGGATGACACCACCGTCACCGCGGCCTTTGATGGGGTTCTGAGCGACGTCAAAGGCGCATTGGGCACGTTGTTGAGCGGCAACGAACAATTCGCCACGCTGATTGCGCCGGACGAACTTGAAGTCGCCTTTCGCATCTCCACCGAACAATATGCCCGTCTCGTGCAAGACCGCGGTGCGTTGCCCGATATGGCCGTGACTGCCACGCTGGATGTGTCGGGGCTTGATCTGGTCGCCATGGGGACGGTCACGCGCGAAAGTGCCGCCGTGGCCGAGGGGCAGACCGGGCGGATGCTATACGCACGCTTGGACGCGGCCCCCGGATTTCGGCCCGGTGATTTCGTGACGGTTCAGGTGCAGGAGCCCGATGTGACCGATGTCGCGCGCCTCCCCGCAAGTGCGGTTGCGGCCAATGGCACGGTGCTTGCCATTACGGATCAAAGCCGTCTCGAAGAGGTATCTGCCCCCATTCTGCGCCGTCAGGGTGACGATGTCATTGTGGATGCGCGCGGGGTTGCCGGGCGTCAGGTCGTTTTGGAGCGCTCGCCGCTTTTGGGCGCGGGCATTCGCGTCAAAGTCAACGGTGCGCAAAGCGGTGCGGCACAACCTCCGGCGGGAGAGGCGGCCACGATGCTCAAACTCACCCCGGAACACCGCGAAAAACTTTTGGCCTTTGTCGCCAGCAACACCCAGATGCCCGAAGAGGTCCGTGCCCGGATCACCGAACAACTGGCCGCCGACGAAGTGCCGACTGATTTGATCGCGCGCCTCGAAGACCGGATGGGGAGCTAA